The DNA region CACGCGCGATGGCACCATTTGTCGGGGTCTCAGGTGGTGGCATTTGTGGGTACTTCGGAAGCGTCGTGTGCAAAGACCCGGGCGCAATTGCAGGCGTATTTTGGATTTGATGGGCGCGCTTATACAGATGTGGCGCAGATGCTGGCGGCTGAACAGCCCGATGTGGTCGATGTTTCAAGTCCTTTTAATCTGCACAGAGACCATGCAATTATGGCTCTGGAGAGTGGGTGCCATGTGGTGTGCGAAAAGCCCCTGTGCTGGGATGTGGATAGGAGTCTGGATGATATTTTGGCAGATGGACGGGCTGTGGTGCATTCGGCGGAGCAGGTGGGTAAGTCGCTGGTGATGTCTGCACAATATCCTGCGGGGATTTCAGTTTATCGCGATTTTTACACGCGTGTGCGGGGGGCGTGGGATGCGATTGATTCACTTGAGATGGAGATGGAGGTGAAGGGGCGCGGGGGATCAAAGGCGCGGGAAGATATCTGGATTGATGTGGCTTCCCATCCATTGAGTTTGGTTCTGGGGTTTTTGCCAGGGGGGGAAATCGATTGGGCTACGGCCTCGTGTGCAATAGGCGAGCGGGAGAATCGCGTGGGTTTCGAGGTGGTTACGCCCAATGGACGGTGCGATGTGCGGTTTGTTTTGCGCGATATCGACGCGGGGGTTCCCGTGCGGCAATTTGGCGTTAATGGCTTTTTGGTGAATTGGGAGGGGTTTGCCGATGAGGAGGGTATTTATCGCGCGCGATTAGTCCACGGAGACGAGGCTGTGATTTGCGATGATTTTATGCATATTTTAATCGATGAATTTGGCAAGGATGTACGCGGCGAAGGTGGGCGGATTGTGGTTTCTGGTGCGGATGCTTTGAAGAATTTGCAGTATCAAATTGCCCTGTTAAAGCTGGCGGATTGGTCTGTATGAGTGCGCGATCAGACATTGGGGTAGTGATTACCGCGCACAATTACGGTCATTATCTCGCCGCGTGTTTGGAATCGGTTTTGTCACAGACGCTTTTGCCCCGTCAGGTGCTGGTGGTTGACGATGCGAGTGAAGACAATGCGGCAGATGTTGTGGCATCATTTTCCGATGTGCAGTACTGTCGCGTGGATTTTCGCAATGGCAATCGCGCTCGGAATTTTGGGTTTTTGAAGGTTTCGACTTCTTATGTCGCGTTTTTTGATGCGGACAATGTGATGATGCCGCGCTTTTTAGAGGTGCTCTACGGTGCATTGGGAGAAGTTTCCCACGCGGCTTATGCTTATGGCGATCGCATTGTGTTTGTAGATGACGATTTACAGCAGGGCGATCGCGAGGTGTCTGGTCCGTTTGACGTGCGGCGATTGCGCGCGGGAAATTATATCGATCTCGCTGCGTTGATTCGAGCTGATAGCTTTCCCGGATTCGATCCCGCTGTGCGTCGATATCAGGATTGGGATTTGTGGCTAAATATCGCGCTTAAACAGGGGGGGATTGGGCATTATGTGTCCGAGACATTATATTATTATCGGGTGCATGCTCAAAGTGTAAGCCAGCGGGAAGATCGAGATAGGGCTATGTGGCGTATCCGCAGAAAATACCATCTCGGCTGGGGCGCGCTACCCCTGCTGCGCCATTCTTTTAAGCTCTATCAACTCGCGCGGAAGACGAAGTCGTTTTGGACGGGGTGAGCGGTTGAGGCGCTCGCTGACCAGTGCTATCTTGACATGATGCGGTGTAGGCGTTACTTTTTCGGGTGTGTACGATACACCTCTTGTAAAGGCTATAGAAAGGTGGGGATTGTTATGTCATTCGATATTGCTGCGATTGCCAATGCCGATTATATCGACGCGATGTATGAGAAGTACAAACAAGACCCAGATCTGGTGGATGAAAGATGGCATATATTTTTTGCGGGGTTTGATTTGGGGATGCAGCGCGATGGTGCCGACTTGACTCCAGATGCGTCAGATGAAAGCCAGGCGGAGGAAAATGTCATGGCGTTTCTCGATGCTTATGACACATTGGAGGAATATACCCGCATGGATGCGAATAGGCAGCAGGGGGCTCTGGCTCTGGTCAATGCCTATCGCACATGGGGGCACCTGGTCGCCGATATCGCGCCGATGAGTTATACGCGCCCACCATATCCGCTGTTGGAGTTGTCCGAATACGGCTTTACAGAAGAGGACCTGGATCAAATTGTCGGCGATGGCGGGTTCCTCGGTCCCACGGACGGGACGTTGCGCGACCTCGTTGCAAAGCTCAGGCAAACATACTGCGGTTCTGTGGCGGTAGAATACACCGATATTCCGTATAAGAGCCAGCACGAGTGGCTGGAGCAGCACATGGAACCGATCTTAAATTCGCCGAAATTCAGTGCGGAACAATGCCGGGATCTGTTGAGGCTATTGATCGAAGCACAGGAGTTTGAACAATTTTTGCATGTTAAATATATCGGGAAAAAGCGATTTTCTATTGAAGGTGGCGAAGCGCTGATCCCGATGTTGCACGCGCTTATTGAAACTGGGGCTGCGCTAAATGTCGAAGAAATGGTGATGGGGATGGCGCATCGAGGTAGGCTCAATGTGCTTTCGCATATCATGCAAAAGCCCTATCCGGAGATATTCAGTGAATTTGAGGGTGTTGAGTTGGGAGAGGGGTCGGGCGATGTAAAATACCACATGGGGTTCGCCCATGAGTATGTCACGCGCGATGGGCATACAGTGCATTTGGGATTGACGCCAAATCCGAGTCACCTCGAATTGGTCAATCCCGTGATTGAGGGCATTGTTTGTACGAAGCAAGAGACAAAAGGCGATGTTCAGCACGAGCATATCGTACCGCTGATCATTCACGGCGATGCCGCTTTTGCCGGGCAGGGCATTGTGCCTGAGACGATTTGCCTGTCCCATCTGGATGGCTATGATAATGGGGGTACGATTCATATTGTTGTGAATAACCAGATTGGTTTTACAGCACTGCCCCGGGAGTCCCGTTTTACGGCGTATCCAACAGATGTGGCAAAGATCGTTAAGATGCCCATTTTTCACG from Gemmatimonadota bacterium includes:
- a CDS encoding Gfo/Idh/MocA family oxidoreductase, coding for MPDRLKVAVIGASGIGQHHARWHHLSGSQVVAFVGTSEASCAKTRAQLQAYFGFDGRAYTDVAQMLAAEQPDVVDVSSPFNLHRDHAIMALESGCHVVCEKPLCWDVDRSLDDILADGRAVVHSAEQVGKSLVMSAQYPAGISVYRDFYTRVRGAWDAIDSLEMEMEVKGRGGSKAREDIWIDVASHPLSLVLGFLPGGEIDWATASCAIGERENRVGFEVVTPNGRCDVRFVLRDIDAGVPVRQFGVNGFLVNWEGFADEEGIYRARLVHGDEAVICDDFMHILIDEFGKDVRGEGGRIVVSGADALKNLQYQIALLKLADWSV
- a CDS encoding glycosyltransferase family 2 protein — encoded protein: MSARSDIGVVITAHNYGHYLAACLESVLSQTLLPRQVLVVDDASEDNAADVVASFSDVQYCRVDFRNGNRARNFGFLKVSTSYVAFFDADNVMMPRFLEVLYGALGEVSHAAYAYGDRIVFVDDDLQQGDREVSGPFDVRRLRAGNYIDLAALIRADSFPGFDPAVRRYQDWDLWLNIALKQGGIGHYVSETLYYYRVHAQSVSQREDRDRAMWRIRRKYHLGWGALPLLRHSFKLYQLARKTKSFWTG